The Flavobacteriales bacterium genome contains the following window.
CAAAGCCGCGCTCACGATGTTGGAGGTGGAACGTATTGATGGCCGGTTGACCTGTCGCGATACGCCAGCGGGTGCGGCGCGCGTTTTGACAAGCGACGTGTTGACGATACGGACCGGCTTCCCTGTAACCAACGCGGCCTCCGAACGTCCTTTACACAGCCGATGAAACGAACCGCCCCGCTCCTGCTGCTCCTGTCCTCGCTATTGGTGGATGCCACCGCCCAGGACTGTAGCACCGATTTCGTCACCAAGCGCTTCAAGACCACGGTGGAGCGCAACGTGGAGTACAGCAAGGCGCTGAACTACCGCGGCGTGATGGACACCCTGCGCATGAACATCTGGAAGCCGGTGAACGACGGCCTCACGGAGCGGCCGGTCATCATTTTCGCTCACGGCGGCGGCTTCATGGGCGGGCACCGCGCCACGCTCGATTCGCTGTGCATGCAGTGGGCCGCGCGCGGTTACGTGGCGGCCACCATCAGCTACCGGCTGGGCTTCCATGCCCCATGGCCGAAACGTATGCCGTACACCTACGACCGCGCCGAAGTGGTACGCGCCGCCTGCCGCGCCACCATGGACATGCGCAACGCCGTGCGCTTCCTCAAGGCGCGCGCACCCATGTACCGCGCAAGCACCGAGGACTTCTTCGTGGGCGGCTTCAGCGCGGGCGCTATCACGGCATTGCACGCCACGTACATGGACAACGAGAAAGAGATCCCCGTCGAATGCGGCGAGATGGGCATGGTGTACGAGAAGTTGACGCCCTATGCGCGTCCTGACCTGGGTATCCGCGAGCAGGAGCTCTCCCCCATGGCCACCGACGCTTCGGTGAAGGGCTGTCTGAGCTTCTTCGGCGCCATCCTCGACACGCGCTACATCGATGCCGCAGATGACCCCGCGTTGTTCACCTACCACCAGGTGGGCGATCCCGTGGTGGGCTGCGGTTCGCAACCCGCCCTTTGGGGCCTGCGCCTGGAGATGAGCACCAACTATCCCGTGCTGCAAGGCGCATGCGGGATCGATGAGCGCGCCATGGACCTTGACATGTCCGCCGACCATTACCAGACCTACCTGCACAAAGGCCCCGATCATGCGGTGCACAACATGGAGCTAGTGGACAGTCTGGCGGCCGTTTTTGCTGCACAGCAGATCTGCCCGCGCAAAACCTTCAGTATGACGATGCCCGCGAAACCCGCACAGGACGAGGTGCCCCAGATGGGCGACGACAACGACGGTACGCACGCCACCGACAGCCTGGGCCGCCCCACCATCGTGGGCATCGGCGAGCGCTGGTTGCGCCGCTACGTGGAGAAGAAGATCCAGGAGAAGGACGTGGAGGGCAAGAGCATCGGCACGCAGCTGATGAACGAAGGCATCCGTCGCTGGACGGAGAGCATCGTGGAGCCCTGACGCGATCCCGGCTCAAGGCCGGGATGATAGCGTGGAACGGTGCTCCCTGTGGAAACGACAGAGGCCCGGTCCCGCCTCTTGGCCGGGATGACAGACCAGGATGGAGGATGTGGGAACGACAGAGGCCCGGTCTCCCGACCAGGCCTCGTCGTTCAACTGCACCTGCTACCTCACATGTTCCCAAGGTCTGACTGGAACTCCGCCAACGTGGTTGGCGAGAGCTGGATGGTCTGGTTCATGCCCGCCGACACCGTGGTGGTGGTGAACGACGACGAGACCGCTCCATTGATCTGCGAAATGGCAACAATGATCATGTTCATGCCCACCGGCAAAGTGTAGTAGCTGCCTGTCGAGAACACACTGCCCGAAGTGTTGTGCACGGCGGTCATCGCGTTCTGGTCAGGGAACACCAGCCAGACGAAGGTGTTGTCCTCGTTGTGGCCTGCGGGGCACGTCACCTGCACGGAAGTCTGGTTGCCGCCGCCCATGAAGTAGTCGCAGTTCACCCAATCGAGCGTGTCCTCACCGATCACGAAGGCGCTGGAATCAATGCTCAGATCGGGGTTCGCGAACGGATCCCACACGATGGTGCCGTCAGCGTCCACATCGCCGATGAAGAGCCCCATGTTGGGATCAACGCCGTTGGGCGCTGGCACGATCACGGTGGTGCTGCCGGTGGCGAGCCACAGCTGTTCGCCGTTCTGCGTGGCGTTCAAGTAGTACTGCCCACCGCTGATCAGCGGCTTCATCTGCCCGTTGTCATTGCCGAGCGTCTGCTTGTTCAGCCACACCATGTCGGCCACATTGAGCGCTTCGACCAGCACCACTTCCACAGCGCCGGTGGCAACAGTACCGTTCTGGCGCATGAAGGCGTTAGGTGCGAAGAACGCGGTGACACCATCCTGCCCGCTCACCTGGCCGCCCGTTGCAGCCTGCACGGTGAACGTCTGCTTCGCGTCCTCAACATTGTCGCTGAAGATCTGCCGCAACGGGTTCTGCGTGACGGGCGCGGGGCCACCGCTCGATGTTTCCTTCTTGCAACCAACAGCCACCATCGCCACCGCGACGCAGCCGGTCAACATCCACTTCATGCTCTTCATGGTCCGATCCATTTAGGGGTTTCGGATCCATGACGCGGCAGCCGTTGCACCGCGCTGCCCCGGAACACGAACTATTTATTTTCCGGGCTGCACAATACGCCGCGTGCTGATGGCGGCCATGCCGATGTACGTGAGCGCACCGTTCACCAGCAGCGTCTCGAAGCCCATCTTGTAGCCACCGAAAAGACCGGCGGAGTACATGCGCAGCACGAACGTGATGACCGCCGAGGCGATGGTGATGACCGGCACCAGTTCCTCCTTGGGCTTGCCCTTGCCGAAGAGCCCGAAGGCAAAGAGCCCGAGCAACGGCCCGTAAGTGATAGCGGCCAAACCGAAGAGCGTGTTGATGATGGTGGCGTCCTGCCGTCGGAAGAACCAGAGGATGCACAGCATGAACACACCGGCCATGGCCAGGTGCACCAAACGCCGGATGCGGCGCTGCTTGGCTTCGTCCCACCCACGGTCGCGGATGCCGATGAGGTCGATGCAGGTGCTGGCGGTGAGCGCGGTGAGCGCACCATCGGCGCTGGGGAACAGCGCGCTGATAAGGCCCACGATGAAAAGCAAACCGATCCACTGCGGGAAGTGTTCGAGCGCGAGCATCGGGAAGAGGTCATCGCTCTTGGCAGGCGCTTCAATGCCCATCTGGCCGAGCTTCAACCACAACAGAGCACCGAGCAACAAGAACAGCACGTTCACCCCGAGCAGCACCACGCTGAACACCCGCATGTTCTTCTGCGCGCCGTCCACCGTGCGCACGCTCAGGTTCTTCTGCATCATCTCCTGGTCCAGACCGGTCATGACGATGGTGATGAACATGCCGCTGAGCACCTGTTTGAGAAAGAAGCCCTCGCTGCGCCAGTCGGTGTTCCACACATCGAGCATGCCGCTGTCGGAGAGCGCGGTGGACCAATCGGCCATGCCAGCGCTGTTGGTGATGTACACGATGGTGCCCACCAGCGCTGCAAGCATGAAGAGCGTTTGCAGGGTGTCGGTCCATACGATGGTCTTCACGCCGCCATGCAGGGTGTAGAGCACGATCATCAGCATCACCACACCCGCCGTAACCCAGAAGGGCACCTCCATGTCACTCATGGTGAATTGGTGGATCACATTGAGCACCACATAAATGCGCAGCGTCGCGCCCATCAACCGGCTGATGATGAACCACGATGCCCCCGTGCGGTAGCTCACCATGCCGAAGCGCTCGCGCAGGTAGCCGTAAATGCTGGTGAGCTGCATGCGGTAGTAGAGCGGCAGCAGGATGCCCGCCACGATCCAGTAACCGATGGCGAAGCCGATGACCAATTGCAGGTAGTGCCACTTGCCCGCCTGCACCGCGCCCGGCACACTGATGAAGGTGACGCCGCTGAGGCTGGTGCCGATCATGCCGAAGGCCACCACCCACCACAGGCTTTTCTTGTCGCCGCTGTAGAACGCGTGCTCACCAGCGCCACGGCCCGTCCACCAGGCAATGCCCAACAGCACCAGGAAGTAGCCGAACACGATGGAGAGGAGAAGGACCGGGCTCATGCCACGAAAGAAGGCGGGGCGATTAGATGATCAGACGATCGGATGATCAGATGATGAACAGGGCGCGGGGGGTTGTTTCCAATGACCGGACGGTCGCATCACAATCTACCTTTCCGTGCGCCGTTCCAATATCACGTTTCGAGCATGTCAAGACGCTGGTGCATCCTTCCGTCCTTCATTGCCCTTCAGGCGATGTCGCAGTGCGCTACGGTGCTCGATGGTCCAGATTGGAAAGAGATGGTGGATGCGGAACTAACGAATTCTGTGGTGCAAGAATGGGGACTTGAATACACCGTATTGGCACCCTTGCCGATTTCATCAGACACTGCATGGCGGTTGCCCTCCGATCGCGATGACATGAACCTGGTCGCCTTCCATCGTAACGGCAGCCTAAAATTCCGGCAAACGACCAAGCACGATTGGCGGGAGGAGGTTCACTTCGACACGAGCGGAGTTGTTGAGTCTTACAGATTCGTTTCGAAGCGGGCCGGGATGCGCCATGAACGGGACTTGGATCACAGCACCGGCCAACTCACTGAAACCACCCTGCATCGGATCCAGCTACCATCTGGCCGATATGAGACGAAGAAACTTCCTCCCGCCATCACACGAAAAGGAAACAAGCTGTTCGCTCGTCATGAGGTGATCTCAACGCATGACTCGTTGGGAACCCTTATCTCCAACTATGTGAGCAACGACACTACCGAGTCCGTGATCGAATACGCAGCGAACGGAGATACGGTCCGTTACAGCTGCACCCATCGAACGCAGTACGTGGAAGAAGAAAACACAACGATCGATAAGGGTAGTGGAGTCAGACTGCGCCTGGAACCTGACACGCAAGATCCGAGCAAACACGTCTACGTGATTTGGTTGAACGGCGAATTGTATAGGTCCGGGCGCACCGAACTGACCGGATTTTATCCCCCCGGTCTCGTTTCCACCGCGGACGAATTGATGCGCCGTTACAAATGCGGAGAGTTGTAGTGAGAGCGCCCCCTGGATGACCACACATGCGAGTAAGCGCTTGCACAACGCTCTCGCGGGAAAGCCGCCTACAGCGTCACCCGCTCACTTCTTCACCCTGCTCACCGCGTGCACCCGCACTTCCCTCCTGCGCCCTTTCACGGGCAGGATCTTCTCCGGGCCGATGATGAAACGGTCGCTGACGTCGCCCATGCGCTCGAGCAGTTCGGTGCTGATGAGCAGGCGCTCGTCCAGCTCCTTGCAGAGGCCCAGCATGCGGCTCACGGTGTTCATCACATCGCCGCTGTGATCGATGGCCCGTTTGATGTGGCCCACCTGCGCGGTGATGACACGCCCGCCGTGCACGGCCGCGCGGAACTGCGGCACCACGCCGAATTCGTCCTTGAAGAACTGGGCCTCCTCCTGGATGCGGTCGTTGATGTCGAAGCAAAGGTCCAGGCAGTTGTGATGGCGCACGCCCGTGGGCATCTTCCACGTGAAGATGACCTCGTCACCCACGTACTTGTGGATCTCCGCCTCGTTGCGCAGCACGGCATCGCTCATCAGCGAATGGATGAACTTCAGGAAGCGGAAGTACCGCATGTCGCCCATACGCTCGGCCAGTGATGTACTGCCCTGCAAGTCCATGGTGAGGACGATGCGCTCGTGGGCCTTGGGTTTGTCGTACCAACCCAGGAGCGAGCCCAGCAGCAT
Protein-coding sequences here:
- a CDS encoding alpha/beta hydrolase; its protein translation is MKRTAPLLLLLSSLLVDATAQDCSTDFVTKRFKTTVERNVEYSKALNYRGVMDTLRMNIWKPVNDGLTERPVIIFAHGGGFMGGHRATLDSLCMQWAARGYVAATISYRLGFHAPWPKRMPYTYDRAEVVRAACRATMDMRNAVRFLKARAPMYRASTEDFFVGGFSAGAITALHATYMDNEKEIPVECGEMGMVYEKLTPYARPDLGIREQELSPMATDASVKGCLSFFGAILDTRYIDAADDPALFTYHQVGDPVVGCGSQPALWGLRLEMSTNYPVLQGACGIDERAMDLDMSADHYQTYLHKGPDHAVHNMELVDSLAAVFAAQQICPRKTFSMTMPAKPAQDEVPQMGDDNDGTHATDSLGRPTIVGIGERWLRRYVEKKIQEKDVEGKSIGTQLMNEGIRRWTESIVEP
- a CDS encoding sodium:solute symporter, which produces MSPVLLLSIVFGYFLVLLGIAWWTGRGAGEHAFYSGDKKSLWWVVAFGMIGTSLSGVTFISVPGAVQAGKWHYLQLVIGFAIGYWIVAGILLPLYYRMQLTSIYGYLRERFGMVSYRTGASWFIISRLMGATLRIYVVLNVIHQFTMSDMEVPFWVTAGVVMLMIVLYTLHGGVKTIVWTDTLQTLFMLAALVGTIVYITNSAGMADWSTALSDSGMLDVWNTDWRSEGFFLKQVLSGMFITIVMTGLDQEMMQKNLSVRTVDGAQKNMRVFSVVLLGVNVLFLLLGALLWLKLGQMGIEAPAKSDDLFPMLALEHFPQWIGLLFIVGLISALFPSADGALTALTASTCIDLIGIRDRGWDEAKQRRIRRLVHLAMAGVFMLCILWFFRRQDATIINTLFGLAAITYGPLLGLFAFGLFGKGKPKEELVPVITIASAVITFVLRMYSAGLFGGYKMGFETLLVNGALTYIGMAAISTRRIVQPGK
- a CDS encoding adenylate/guanylate cyclase domain-containing protein, whose protein sequence is MALANITRYKLRKLLKYALMSSFIAAVLLVFAGEDLVFGHLGFTLLGVWTGVLEEFLFGRRFRALPIPLQLFGKVLLVNVLTLGLIGLAFAMGREQIFPWLQEDGVRMGQVFSMQPFYLLLLRTVVITSLTIVAVQLEEAFGKRMLLGSLLGWYDKPKAHERIVLTMDLQGSTSLAERMGDMRYFRFLKFIHSLMSDAVLRNEAEIHKYVGDEVIFTWKMPTGVRHHNCLDLCFDINDRIQEEAQFFKDEFGVVPQFRAAVHGGRVITAQVGHIKRAIDHSGDVMNTVSRMLGLCKELDERLLISTELLERMGDVSDRFIIGPEKILPVKGRRREVRVHAVSRVKK